A genomic region of Jeotgalibaca ciconiae contains the following coding sequences:
- a CDS encoding Gfo/Idh/MocA family protein, whose protein sequence is MLRAAIIGLGTVSSVHYAGIKQAQNGELVAVCDIDETLKTVYPDLPFYTDVETMLKNEELDVVHICLPHYLHYPITKLCAEKGVHVLQEKPLSLDYQEGVCVKELAEKTNSKIAICFQNRYNATSQKLLEVLSEGSSGEVKAIKGLVAWHRADQYYIDKPWRGKMDTAGGGTIINQAIHTLDLMQLIGGELTACKASLSNITDYEVEVEDTAVANFTFAEGTKGLYMSTNAYATDSSVEVEVVTDQATFTIKNYQLFKVDFEGNVESLAVDARAEGTKSYYGPSHATFIQSFYNAIEADTDEYVSAEDALPSMLMIDAMKKSSREQRTIEMEEIKNDKSKNRCARIHG, encoded by the coding sequence ATGCTGAGAGCAGCAATTATCGGTTTAGGTACTGTTTCATCCGTTCATTATGCAGGAATCAAACAAGCTCAAAATGGAGAGCTTGTTGCAGTGTGTGATATTGATGAAACGCTAAAGACTGTCTATCCAGACCTACCTTTTTATACGGATGTTGAAACGATGTTAAAGAATGAAGAGCTAGATGTTGTACATATTTGTTTGCCACATTACCTTCACTATCCGATAACCAAATTATGTGCAGAAAAAGGTGTCCATGTACTACAGGAAAAACCACTTTCTCTAGACTATCAAGAAGGCGTTTGTGTAAAAGAATTAGCTGAAAAAACCAATAGTAAAATAGCGATTTGCTTCCAAAATCGTTATAATGCAACTTCCCAAAAATTACTTGAAGTACTTAGCGAGGGAAGTAGTGGAGAAGTGAAAGCAATTAAAGGGCTTGTTGCTTGGCATCGTGCAGACCAATACTATATTGACAAACCATGGCGGGGGAAGATGGATACTGCTGGCGGAGGAACAATTATTAATCAAGCAATCCATACACTTGATTTGATGCAGTTAATAGGAGGAGAACTCACAGCATGTAAAGCCAGTCTTTCGAATATCACAGATTATGAAGTCGAAGTTGAAGATACTGCGGTAGCCAACTTTACTTTTGCAGAAGGGACAAAAGGTTTATATATGTCCACAAATGCCTATGCGACTGATTCAAGTGTGGAAGTGGAAGTCGTTACGGATCAGGCGACTTTTACGATCAAAAATTATCAATTATTTAAAGTTGATTTTGAAGGAAATGTAGAAAGCTTGGCGGTAGACGCGAGAGCAGAGGGGACAAAATCTTACTATGGTCCAAGTCACGCAACCTTTATTCAGAGTTTTTATAATGCAATTGAAGCTGATACAGACGAATATGTATCTGCGGAAGATGCTTTACCATCTATGCTTATGATTGATGCAATGAAAAAGTCTTCGAGAGAACAACGAACCATTGAAATGGAGGAAATAAAGAATGACAAAAGCAAAAATCGGTGTGCAAGGATTCACGGTTAA
- a CDS encoding NAD(P)H-dependent oxidoreductase — protein sequence MKDGVAMRTLLIISHPSIADSHTQRFLWESLPEEGVSWHHLEKEYPSNQIDIQKEQTLLLEHDRILFQFPLYWYSSPPLLKQWQDEVLTEGFAYGKTGNLLTGKEFGLIVTTGVHERAYQAGREEKFTIPELMRPFEAVANKCGMIYLPVLLLARFDYLSESEKKALLIRYRQYLTNQNDDSLVAREQWFKQELRTYGKKDFSEEDQQLIELLIEQMEENREQLDDLLFTLQELEEL from the coding sequence ATGAAGGACGGAGTTGCTATGCGTACATTATTGATTATTTCCCACCCAAGCATTGCAGATTCGCATACACAACGTTTTTTGTGGGAAAGTTTGCCAGAGGAAGGTGTCAGTTGGCATCATTTAGAAAAGGAATATCCTAGTAATCAAATTGATATTCAAAAAGAACAAACACTATTATTAGAACATGATCGGATTCTTTTTCAATTTCCTTTATACTGGTATAGCTCACCGCCCTTATTGAAGCAATGGCAGGATGAAGTCCTTACTGAAGGATTTGCTTACGGAAAGACAGGAAACCTTCTTACAGGGAAAGAATTTGGCTTAATAGTGACAACAGGTGTTCATGAACGAGCCTATCAAGCTGGAAGAGAAGAAAAATTCACAATCCCTGAATTAATGCGCCCATTTGAAGCGGTAGCGAATAAGTGTGGAATGATTTATTTGCCTGTTTTATTACTTGCACGTTTTGACTATTTGTCTGAGTCGGAAAAAAAAGCCTTGTTGATTCGATATCGTCAATACTTAACGAATCAGAATGATGATTCGTTAGTTGCAAGAGAGCAGTGGTTCAAACAAGAATTAAGAACCTATGGTAAAAAAGATTTTTCAGAAGAAGACCAGCAATTAATTGAATTATTGATTGAACAAATGGAAGAGAACCGAGAACAGTTAGATGATTTATTATTTACACTTCAAGAGCTAGAAGAGTTGTGA
- a CDS encoding Gfo/Idh/MocA family protein: protein MSGKDGMNYAPKGKEVNKVVEAGEFVVGVTALDHGHINGMSNGLLEAGATIKYVYDPDPEKLKAYQEAFPAIPAADSLEQILEDPEIQLVAAAAVPNLRSALGNRVMRAGKDYFTDKTGFTTMEQLEETKKVAAETGRRYWVYFSERIHVEGAIFAGQLINEGKIGKVIQVTGFGPHRLDKEKRPEWFFKKEQYGGILTDIGSHQIEQFLYYTGNKDAKVLHSKVGNYSNPDTPELEDYGDATLVGENGASFIFKVDWFTPDGLGTWGDGRTFITGTEGTIEIRKYINVATEETGDHVFLVTKDSEEHYAVTGEVGFPFFGEMILDIINGTENAMTQDHIFKAQELCLKAQEQAIVISDFSV, encoded by the coding sequence ATGTCCGGGAAAGATGGAATGAATTATGCTCCAAAAGGAAAAGAAGTAAATAAGGTGGTTGAAGCAGGTGAATTCGTTGTGGGGGTCACTGCGCTTGATCATGGACATATCAACGGAATGTCGAATGGATTGCTAGAAGCTGGAGCTACAATTAAGTATGTGTATGATCCGGATCCAGAAAAACTAAAAGCTTATCAAGAAGCATTTCCAGCAATTCCAGCAGCGGATTCATTGGAACAAATTTTGGAAGACCCAGAAATTCAATTAGTAGCTGCTGCAGCGGTACCGAACTTGCGCAGTGCTTTAGGAAATCGAGTAATGCGAGCCGGTAAAGATTACTTCACTGATAAAACAGGCTTTACAACGATGGAACAATTAGAAGAAACGAAAAAAGTAGCTGCAGAAACAGGACGTAGATACTGGGTTTACTTCAGTGAACGTATACACGTTGAGGGGGCTATTTTTGCAGGTCAACTAATCAATGAAGGGAAAATCGGTAAAGTCATCCAAGTAACTGGTTTTGGACCACACCGACTTGATAAAGAAAAACGTCCAGAATGGTTCTTCAAAAAAGAACAATATGGGGGTATTTTAACAGATATTGGTAGTCATCAAATTGAGCAATTCCTCTATTATACTGGGAATAAAGATGCAAAAGTTCTTCATAGTAAAGTAGGGAATTACAGTAATCCTGATACACCTGAATTGGAAGACTACGGAGATGCAACATTAGTAGGGGAAAATGGTGCAAGCTTTATTTTCAAGGTAGATTGGTTCACGCCTGATGGACTTGGTACATGGGGAGACGGACGTACCTTTATTACTGGGACAGAAGGAACGATTGAAATCCGTAAATATATCAATGTTGCCACTGAAGAGACAGGAGATCATGTATTCTTAGTAACAAAAGATAGCGAAGAGCATTATGCAGTTACTGGCGAAGTCGGCTTCCCGTTCTTTGGGGAAATGATTCTTGACATCATTAACGGAACAGAAAATGCTATGACACAAGATCATATTTTCAAAGCACAGGAATTATGCTTGAAAGCACAGGAACAAGCAATTGTTATTAGCGATTTTTCAGTATGA
- a CDS encoding DsbA family oxidoreductase has protein sequence MNNEIGQIPKVDLYYGTDPLCSFCWVFEPTLRKFRYQYAKYIANDTTIMGGMIEKWETFGGDGANGITDAVDVAKHWREIGDYSRMVIDGRIWLDEPISSSFPSSQVYQIVERDHPEKAQLFLRKLRETVMLWNQDISKEEVLKGILEEMDLDSELIAEQADSFEGRTLLNGDLGLASALTISGFPSIVLVNEQSQGLKIVGAQPLEALVEALKQALPEVNLIPDPVPSLDILMKDTPLMLNREIEILYNLSETEVESFVELTVGKENYQQGKLLGQGYYKAEQG, from the coding sequence ATGAATAATGAAATCGGACAGATACCAAAAGTAGATTTATATTATGGAACCGATCCGCTGTGTTCTTTTTGTTGGGTTTTTGAACCAACTTTGAGAAAGTTTCGTTATCAATATGCGAAGTATATTGCGAATGATACCACGATTATGGGTGGCATGATTGAAAAATGGGAAACGTTTGGCGGAGATGGAGCAAATGGTATTACGGACGCTGTTGATGTGGCGAAGCATTGGCGTGAAATCGGTGACTATTCGAGAATGGTCATTGACGGACGAATTTGGTTGGATGAGCCAATCTCTTCCTCTTTTCCAAGTTCCCAAGTATACCAAATTGTAGAAAGAGACCATCCGGAAAAAGCACAACTATTTTTACGAAAACTTCGTGAAACGGTTATGTTATGGAATCAAGATATTTCCAAAGAAGAAGTTTTAAAAGGGATTTTAGAAGAAATGGATTTAGATAGCGAATTGATTGCTGAACAAGCCGACTCATTTGAAGGCAGGACGCTGTTGAATGGTGATTTAGGTCTTGCTAGCGCCTTAACTATATCTGGTTTTCCAAGTATTGTGTTAGTGAATGAACAGAGCCAAGGATTGAAAATCGTTGGAGCGCAACCACTTGAAGCTTTAGTGGAGGCATTGAAGCAAGCATTACCAGAAGTGAACCTAATACCTGACCCTGTGCCAAGTTTGGATATATTAATGAAAGATACACCGCTCATGTTGAATCGAGAAATCGAAATCTTATATAACTTGTCTGAAACAGAAGTTGAAAGCTTTGTTGAATTAACTGTTGGAAAAGAAAATTATCAACAAGGGAAACTGCTTGGCCAGGGTTATTATAAAGCAGAGCAAGGATGA
- a CDS encoding sugar phosphate isomerase/epimerase family protein, whose product MTKAKIGVQGFTVKKEFKELGPYETLKRVADLGYGAVEISQVEMTAENVAEIKRASEEFDIEIASLSAGLKPNRPGEESLTTHYDKIVDDCRTLNCDLLRIGMLPRESMESLETVLAFCEQANEVTKRLKEDGITLYYHNHHVEFAKYDGKYMLDIIRENAPLLGFELDVHWIYRGGADPIEVIKDYAGKVELIHLKDYRISQMPQEAMAAFREGDNETFHRHFADLVQFAELGQGSLDLKGIIEQSLESGVRYLLVEQDDTYGRDPFECLAESRQHLIDLGYEDLF is encoded by the coding sequence ATGACAAAAGCAAAAATCGGTGTGCAAGGATTCACGGTTAAAAAAGAATTTAAAGAGTTAGGTCCCTATGAAACGTTGAAGAGAGTTGCTGATTTAGGATACGGTGCTGTAGAGATTTCTCAAGTTGAAATGACAGCCGAAAATGTGGCGGAGATTAAACGTGCCAGCGAAGAGTTTGATATCGAGATAGCTTCATTGAGTGCAGGGCTGAAACCAAATCGCCCAGGAGAAGAATCTTTAACAACACATTACGATAAAATTGTAGATGATTGTCGTACATTAAATTGTGACTTGCTAAGAATTGGGATGTTGCCCCGCGAGTCCATGGAATCTCTGGAAACAGTTTTAGCATTCTGTGAACAAGCGAATGAAGTAACAAAGCGATTAAAAGAAGATGGAATTACTTTGTATTATCATAACCATCATGTTGAATTCGCTAAGTATGATGGTAAGTATATGCTGGATATCATTCGTGAAAATGCACCCTTGCTGGGATTTGAATTGGATGTTCATTGGATTTATCGTGGAGGAGCAGATCCAATCGAGGTAATTAAAGATTATGCAGGAAAAGTTGAGCTTATCCACTTGAAAGACTACCGTATCAGTCAAATGCCCCAAGAAGCAATGGCGGCTTTTCGTGAAGGGGATAATGAGACCTTCCATCGTCACTTTGCTGATTTAGTTCAATTTGCTGAATTAGGGCAAGGAAGTCTTGATCTGAAAGGAATTATTGAACAAAGCTTAGAGTCAGGGGTGCGTTATTTATTAGTAGAACAAGACGATACTTATGGGCGTGATCCATTCGAATGTTTAGCTGAATCGCGTCAACATTTGATTGATTTAGGTTATGAGGATTTATTTTAA
- a CDS encoding glycoside hydrolase family 2 protein — translation MMRKIYYLNDDWKFSKIEQERPTILPEEWEDVTVPHTWNNIDGQDGGSDFHRGIGYYAKEIGYSSVDPGDRVYLEFEGVGNTAEVYVNDKKIIRHEGGFSTFRVDVTETLQKDRTNLIVVSADNSHQDNVYPQTADFTFYGGMYRDVKCIVVPETHFDLDFWGGKGLTVSSKIDGEHAWVSAETFITNPQETDQVVVTIYDESEQIVSESYLSANEKQTHSLFVQNAHLWQGIEDPYLYHVTASLVRNNDVVDEVSCLLGIREFHVDPQKGFFLNGKSMPLRGVSRHQDKCGIGNALTEADHWEDALIIKEIGANTVRLAHYQHNQAFYDACDILGFVVWAEIPFISAMNADPSAHVNARSQMQELIVQNYNHPSICFWGISNEITISGDSEQLIENLKDLNELTHSLDNTRLTTMAQVSMLPMESEHNQITDIVSYNHYFGWYFGEIEENDQWFDAFHTKYPERAIGISEYGCEANIRIHTDNPGRGDYSEEYQAIYHEHLAQMIEERPWLWATHNWNMFDFGADNRDEGGVLGRNNKGLVTLDRKIKKDSFYIYKAYWSNEPFVHIAGRRYAERPYDKMDVKVYSNQPSVTLSVNGKEFGTLEGKKVFVFKNVPLENEFIQISAQTDEWTDSVTFRKVTKSNPAYVLDDAVDMSNVQNWFDDIKADQVNIEIDPSAYSIQDTVGEILKNEEAGDVLIEAARAITKALLKKGSLGMMKDRKVEELLRTLVPDIPEVAVNHLNKQLQKIKK, via the coding sequence ATGATGAGAAAAATCTATTATTTGAATGATGATTGGAAATTTTCAAAAATTGAACAAGAAAGACCAACAATCCTTCCAGAGGAATGGGAAGATGTGACGGTGCCTCATACGTGGAATAATATAGATGGACAGGATGGGGGAAGTGATTTTCATCGGGGGATCGGTTATTATGCCAAAGAAATCGGTTATTCATCCGTTGATCCAGGCGACCGTGTTTACTTAGAATTTGAAGGGGTAGGAAATACTGCTGAAGTATATGTGAATGATAAAAAAATAATCAGACATGAAGGCGGCTTTTCTACTTTTCGAGTAGATGTTACTGAGACGCTGCAAAAAGATCGTACTAACTTGATTGTAGTGAGTGCTGACAATTCGCATCAGGACAATGTCTACCCACAAACGGCTGATTTTACGTTCTATGGTGGAATGTACCGAGATGTGAAATGCATCGTTGTACCAGAAACTCACTTTGATTTAGATTTTTGGGGCGGGAAAGGCCTCACTGTTTCTTCTAAAATTGATGGGGAACATGCATGGGTTTCTGCAGAAACCTTTATCACTAATCCGCAGGAAACCGATCAAGTGGTTGTTACTATTTATGATGAGTCGGAACAAATCGTTTCAGAATCCTATTTAAGTGCAAATGAAAAACAAACCCATTCTTTATTTGTGCAAAATGCACACTTATGGCAAGGTATTGAAGACCCCTATCTTTATCATGTGACAGCAAGTCTTGTCCGTAATAACGATGTAGTGGATGAAGTTTCTTGTTTACTGGGAATTCGTGAATTCCACGTAGACCCTCAGAAGGGCTTCTTCTTGAATGGCAAGTCTATGCCGTTGCGCGGGGTATCTCGTCACCAAGATAAATGTGGTATTGGAAATGCATTAACGGAAGCAGACCATTGGGAAGATGCGTTAATTATTAAAGAGATTGGTGCCAATACCGTTCGTCTTGCACACTACCAACATAACCAAGCTTTCTATGATGCGTGTGATATTTTGGGTTTTGTTGTATGGGCCGAGATTCCATTTATTTCTGCAATGAACGCAGATCCATCGGCACATGTAAATGCTCGCTCACAAATGCAAGAATTGATTGTACAAAATTACAACCATCCTTCTATTTGTTTCTGGGGAATCTCAAATGAAATTACAATCAGCGGCGACTCAGAGCAACTGATTGAAAATTTGAAAGATCTAAATGAATTGACTCATTCACTTGATAATACTCGCTTAACAACTATGGCCCAAGTTTCGATGTTGCCAATGGAAAGTGAACACAATCAAATCACCGATATTGTTTCTTATAATCATTACTTTGGCTGGTACTTTGGTGAAATAGAAGAAAACGACCAATGGTTTGATGCTTTCCATACGAAATATCCTGAGCGGGCAATTGGAATATCAGAATATGGTTGTGAAGCGAATATCCGTATTCATACTGATAACCCAGGCCGCGGTGACTATTCAGAAGAGTATCAAGCAATCTATCATGAGCATTTAGCTCAAATGATTGAAGAACGCCCTTGGCTGTGGGCAACTCATAACTGGAACATGTTCGATTTTGGTGCGGACAATCGAGACGAAGGCGGCGTATTGGGAAGAAATAATAAAGGCCTGGTAACTCTCGATCGAAAGATTAAGAAAGATTCTTTCTATATTTATAAAGCTTATTGGAGCAATGAACCATTTGTGCACATTGCTGGTCGTCGTTATGCAGAACGTCCTTACGATAAAATGGATGTGAAGGTATATAGTAATCAGCCATCTGTTACGTTAAGTGTAAATGGAAAAGAGTTTGGTACCTTGGAAGGAAAGAAAGTATTTGTCTTTAAGAATGTTCCTTTAGAAAATGAATTTATACAGATATCGGCACAAACTGATGAATGGACAGATTCCGTAACTTTCCGAAAAGTAACGAAATCGAATCCAGCTTACGTTTTAGATGACGCTGTTGATATGAGCAATGTACAGAATTGGTTTGATGATATTAAAGCGGACCAAGTTAACATAGAAATTGATCCTTCTGCTTATTCCATTCAAGATACAGTAGGAGAAATATTGAAAAATGAAGAAGCTGGTGATGTTCTTATTGAGGCAGCACGGGCGATTACAAAAGCATTATTGAAAAAAGGTTCTCTAGGCATGATGAAAGACAGAAAAGTGGAAGAGTTGTTGAGAACTTTGGTTCCTGATATTCCAGAAGTTGCTGTGAATCATCTAAATAAGCAGTTACAAAAAATTAAAAAGTAA